A genomic region of Papaver somniferum cultivar HN1 chromosome 7, ASM357369v1, whole genome shotgun sequence contains the following coding sequences:
- the LOC113296748 gene encoding RPM1-interacting protein 4-like, translating into MAQKPHVPEFGKWQNGENGQYTAYFDNARKGKTGGKMINPNDPQQNPEIFSKETPQPAVKATSSQGRFETNTHGGKNRSTGESEDIRRQNDFPSRQDPTTRRASADSLSDRSDGRGRSRDNSRQAAQRVSGLDREGIEKSPRHPNYQAKVAETDNSRRAARQTGGLPERRGSSGSSPLPERRQTESNNGAATNTTPSRMKSPANPSTIPRLGDWDETDASGGEAYTGIFERVKEDRIAERANVISMPTPNRQSQERVNAKIRCCFF; encoded by the exons ATGGCG CAAAAACCGCATGTACCTGAGTTTGGGAAGTGGCAAAATGGAGAGAATGGCCAATACACAGCATATTTCGATAATGCAAGGAAGGGTAAAACTGGAGGGAAGATGATTAATCCAAATGATCCCCAACAGAACCCagaaatcttttcaaaagaaACACCTCAGCCTGCAGTAAAAGCTACTTCTTCTCAAGGTAGGTTTGAAACAAACACACATGGAGGTAAGAATCGTTCAACTGGGGAAAGTGAGGATATTAGGAGGCAAAATGATTTTCCTTCACGCCAGGATCCTACAACACGTAGAGCCTCTGCAGATTCTCTTTCAGACCGTAGTGATGGTAGAGGAAGGTCTAGAGATAATTCAAGACAGGCTGCTCAGCGAGTTTCTGGACTTGACCGCGAAGGAATTGAAAAGTCTCCTCGTCACCCAAATTATCAGGCTAAGGTTGCAGAAACAGATAACTCGAGAAGGGCTGCACGGCAAACTGGTGGTCTTCCTGAACGCAGAGGGAGTAGTGGGTCATCTCCGTTACCAGAAAGAAGACAAACAGAAAGTAACAATGGGGCTGCTACAAACACTACGCCTTCCAGAATGAAATCG CCTGCAAATCCTTCAACTATACCAAGATTAGGTGATTGGGACGAGACTGATGCTTCTGGTGGTGAGGCATATACTGGTATCTTTGAGAGAGTGAAGGAGGATAGAATTGCTGAAAGGGCAAATGTGATTAGCATGCCAACTCCTAATCGCCAGTCGCAAGAACGCGTTAACGCCAAG ATTCGATGctgcttcttctaa
- the LOC113296747 gene encoding RPM1-interacting protein 4-like has translation MANRAHVPQFGNWGNGGENVLYTAYFDNARKGKNGKIMNPNENPPAFPAQPQQPQVKSNSSRSRPEQVVQARPQNDNRSTRTNDNGGRQNDYQPRPNPAVRGPPAADLYNKQNSNDRGANSRDNSRRPTVPQNNARIEQSPHHPYQANNGGRAGVSPSPSWDNKPSGNNAGSTPNRRPQQRPATVLPKFGDWDEKNPNAGAGYTQIFNVVREEKKQIAANVNTPQQEEAPIRGKPRHDAKMACCFL, from the exons ATGGCT AATCGTGCACACGTACCTCAGTTTGGCAACTGGGGAAATGGTGGAGAAAATGTCCTTTACACAGCTTATTTTGATAATGCAAGGAAAGGTAAAAATGGGAAGATAATGAATCCTAATGAAAACCCACCGGCTTTTCCTGCTCAACCACAACAACCGCAAGTGAAATCCAATTCTTCTCGAAGTAGACCTGAACAAGTGGTACAAGCAAGGCCCCAAAACGACAACCGGTCAACCAGAACAAACGATAATGGAGGCAGACAAAATGATTATCAACCTCGCCCGAATCCTGCAGTTCGTGGCCCCCCAGCTGCTGATTTATATAATAAACAGAACAGTAATGATCGTGGTGCAAATTCCAGGGATAACTCCAGAAGACCTACCGTTCCACAAAACAATGCCAGAATCGAACAATCTCCGCATCACCCATATCAGGCTAACAATGGAGGCAGAGCAGGTGTATCGCCTTCTCCTTCATGGGATAATAAACCGTCTGGAAACAACGCTGGCTCAACTCCAAACAGACGACCA CAACAGAGACCCGCAACTGTGCTACCAAAGTTTGGTGATTGGGATGAGAAGAACCCCAATGCAGGTGCCGGATATACACAAATCTTCAATGTCGTGCGGGAAGAGAAAAAACAAATTGCTGCAAACGTAAACACCCCGCAACAGGAGGAGGCTCCCATCCGTGGAAAGCCTAGACATGACGCTAAG ATGGCTTGTTGCTTTCTCTAA